The proteins below come from a single Pedobacter aquae genomic window:
- a CDS encoding L-threonylcarbamoyladenylate synthase, with translation MPDVAYDLIEFAENPLTIIYSDAKNLAENAINSDGTIGIRITKHPFCKELIQRFRKPIISTSANLSGQPTSHNFSQIPQIIKDGVDYIVQLEQDNHQVKKPSTIMKLEANGAFAFIRK, from the coding sequence ATACCCGATGTTGCTTATGATTTAATAGAATTTGCAGAAAACCCTTTAACCATCATTTATTCTGATGCTAAAAATTTAGCAGAAAACGCCATCAATAGCGATGGTACCATTGGCATTAGAATAACCAAACATCCTTTTTGTAAAGAACTTATACAAAGGTTTAGAAAGCCCATAATTTCTACATCAGCAAACTTAAGTGGCCAGCCTACCTCTCATAATTTCTCTCAAATACCTCAAATTATTAAAGATGGAGTAGATTATATTGTGCAATTAGAACAAGATAATCATCAAGTTAAAAAGCCATCCACCATCATGAAATTAGAAGCAAATGGCGCTTTTGCCTTTATTAGGAAATAA
- a CDS encoding L-threonylcarbamoyladenylate synthase, whose translation MLREEINKALEVLKNGGLILYPTDTVWGIGCDATHKDAVAKVFELKKEKSLKA comes from the coding sequence ATGCTAAGAGAAGAAATTAATAAGGCTTTAGAAGTTTTAAAAAATGGCGGTTTAATTCTTTATCCCACAGATACAGTTTGGGGAATTGGTTGTGATGCTACCCATAAAGACGCCGTAGCTAAAGTTTTTGAGCTTAAAAAAGAGAAGAGTTTAAAAGCTTAA
- a CDS encoding glycosyltransferase family 4 protein, with product MIFLRFPHYFKWVDRQIYHYKFKAACKNADRIIAISEQTKRDIIQYFNTNPNKIDIVYQGCDATFSSIHEESAIQDIKQKYKLPQQYLLSVGTIETRKNQLLICKALKHSSQDHKLVIVGKPTAYKQEITDFIQANHLKQQVIFLENVPFQDLPLIYQGAKIFIYPSRFEGFGIPIVEALNSKVPVIAATGSCLEEAGGPNSIYIHPDDAIALAKAIERVLEDKDLQASMITKGLAYAENFNDERIAKNLNSVYQKTIEHAKRRN from the coding sequence TTGATTTTCCTACGTTTTCCGCATTATTTCAAATGGGTAGATAGACAAATTTATCACTACAAATTTAAAGCAGCTTGTAAAAACGCAGACCGTATCATTGCCATTAGCGAGCAAACAAAACGAGATATTATTCAATATTTTAATACCAACCCCAATAAAATAGACATAGTTTACCAAGGTTGTGATGCTACTTTCTCTTCAATACACGAAGAGAGTGCTATACAAGATATTAAACAGAAATATAAGCTACCCCAACAGTATCTTTTATCCGTTGGTACCATAGAAACACGTAAGAACCAACTGCTTATTTGCAAGGCTTTAAAACATTCATCTCAAGACCATAAGTTGGTTATTGTGGGTAAACCAACTGCTTATAAACAAGAAATTACAGATTTTATTCAAGCAAATCATCTTAAGCAGCAGGTTATTTTTTTAGAAAATGTTCCTTTTCAAGATTTACCACTTATTTACCAAGGAGCTAAAATTTTCATTTACCCTTCCAGATTTGAAGGTTTTGGGATACCTATTGTAGAGGCCTTAAACAGTAAGGTTCCTGTAATTGCCGCAACAGGTTCTTGTTTAGAAGAAGCTGGTGGACCAAATAGCATATACATTCATCCTGATGATGCTATTGCGCTTGCTAAGGCTATAGAAAGAGTGTTAGAAGATAAAGATTTACAAGCTAGCATGATTACAAAAGGCTTAGCTTACGCAGAAAATTTCAACGATGAGCGTATTGCAAAAAACTTAAACAGCGTTTATCAAAAAACTATTGAGCATGCTAAGAGAAGAAATTAA
- a CDS encoding glycosyltransferase family protein: MKIGFEAKRAFKNFTGLGNYSRAVISIMAKYYPQNQYLLYTPQDNNKIRKTLAEPFSNISVKTAPVKILKSYWRSFQLTKSLITDGIELFHGLSNELPANIKNLILPVLLPSTI, from the coding sequence ATGAAAATAGGTTTTGAAGCCAAAAGAGCATTTAAAAACTTTACCGGCTTAGGTAATTACAGCAGAGCTGTAATTAGTATTATGGCTAAGTATTACCCTCAAAACCAATATTTACTTTACACACCACAAGACAATAATAAAATTAGGAAAACCCTGGCAGAGCCTTTTTCTAATATCTCGGTTAAAACCGCTCCTGTAAAAATTTTAAAATCTTATTGGCGTAGTTTTCAACTCACAAAATCTTTAATTACAGATGGTATTGAGCTTTTTCACGGTTTAAGTAATGAACTCCCAGCTAATATTAAAAATCTAATATTGCCAGTATTGTTACCATCCACGATTTGA
- a CDS encoding 2,3,4,5-tetrahydropyridine-2,6-dicarboxylate N-succinyltransferase yields the protein MIAELKKAVEDAWEDRNLLNFKEYRNAIEKVIHHLDLGELRVAEPILDGWAVNDWIKKAVILYFPIREMEEIEVGPFVFHDKMKLKTDYKERGVRVVPHGIARYGAHLAKGVIMMPSYVNIGAFVDEGTMVDTWATVGSCAQVGKNVHLSGGVGLGGVLEPVQASPVIIEDNCFIGSRAIVVEGVRVGKEAVLGANVVLTASTKIIDVSGDEPVEHKMYVPERSVVIPGSYTKKFPAGEYQVPCALIIGKRKESTDKKTSLNDALREHSVAI from the coding sequence ATGATTGCCGAACTAAAAAAAGCCGTTGAAGATGCATGGGAAGATAGAAATTTATTAAATTTCAAAGAGTACCGTAATGCAATAGAAAAAGTTATTCATCATTTAGATTTAGGAGAACTAAGAGTTGCAGAACCTATTTTAGATGGTTGGGCTGTTAACGACTGGATAAAGAAAGCAGTAATTCTTTATTTCCCTATCAGAGAAATGGAAGAAATTGAAGTTGGTCCTTTTGTTTTTCATGATAAAATGAAATTAAAAACCGACTATAAAGAAAGAGGTGTGCGTGTAGTACCTCATGGTATTGCTCGTTATGGTGCGCATTTAGCAAAAGGCGTTATCATGATGCCTTCTTATGTTAATATTGGTGCTTTTGTTGATGAAGGTACAATGGTTGATACTTGGGCAACAGTAGGTTCTTGCGCACAAGTAGGTAAAAATGTACACTTAAGTGGTGGTGTTGGTTTGGGCGGTGTGTTAGAACCAGTTCAAGCTTCTCCTGTAATTATTGAGGACAACTGCTTTATAGGTTCTAGAGCTATTGTTGTAGAAGGCGTAAGAGTAGGTAAAGAAGCCGTTTTGGGTGCTAATGTTGTATTAACAGCTTCAACTAAAATTATTGATGTTTCTGGCGATGAGCCTGTAGAACATAAAATGTATGTTCCAGAGCGTTCTGTTGTTATACCAGGTAGCTATACCAAGAAATTCCCTGCTGGCGAGTACCAAGTGCCATGTGCTTTAATTATTGGTAAAAGAAAAGAATCTACCGATAAAAAAACATCATTAAACGATGCATTAAGAGAACATAGCGTAGCAATTTAG
- a CDS encoding DUF2779 domain-containing protein, producing the protein MSELLSKSDYKIGASCAKKLIYKKSKYPSTLANNEYMLMLAEGGYLIGKYAILHFPEGIEVEDDIELGEIQTTNYLREQENVTLFEATVVNNQKIIRIDILQKEGGVLNLIEVKSKSFDSESGNIKKELSSELEDIAYQKLVLQDAYPNFKINCFLFIPDKSKSLKIDNLISWFSVDETKISENQNFKKPDIAFLYSLHSPEHQFLIEKSFLSLINVNDEIDDILPTVKHKSNKLLNVLNYGINPDDFELTIKCFSCEYQAENKSGFKECWGKLADIKPSISSLYHLGTLGGKKNPIADIMIKNGEISFFDLKPEYFYKANKVDIGSRGVRQLIQYENTLKNTEWFSNRMKDELKSWIYPLHFIDFETYTGAMPHHKGMRPYETVAFQWSCHTILKPNTKPIHSEWINTEKTFPNFRFAESLMKQIGHDGTPLMWATHENTVLRAILFQMEGFNYENEELRNWLLGITKDKQGGKEGRLVDMNAFTFNHYFHPQMEGKTSIKKVLPAIWNNNEYLHQIEWLKEYVGFDLAGVIKSPYDKLSGLMADLEEIEAVKDGTAAMKAYYDMQYGSTSKDNIKKETLKKLLLQYCKLDTMAMVIIWKYWMDKVNDKG; encoded by the coding sequence ATGTCAGAACTTTTATCTAAATCAGACTATAAAATAGGGGCTTCTTGTGCCAAGAAACTCATCTACAAGAAATCAAAATACCCAAGTACGTTAGCTAATAATGAATATATGCTAATGTTAGCAGAAGGAGGGTACTTGATTGGTAAGTATGCAATATTGCATTTTCCTGAAGGTATAGAAGTAGAGGATGATATTGAATTAGGAGAAATACAAACTACAAACTATTTAAGGGAACAGGAAAATGTCACGCTTTTTGAAGCTACAGTAGTTAACAATCAAAAAATTATCCGGATTGATATTTTACAAAAGGAAGGTGGAGTACTGAATTTAATAGAAGTAAAATCAAAGTCTTTTGATAGTGAATCTGGAAATATAAAAAAAGAGTTGAGTTCCGAACTAGAAGATATTGCTTACCAAAAATTAGTTTTACAAGATGCTTATCCTAATTTTAAAATTAATTGCTTCCTATTCATCCCGGATAAAAGTAAGTCATTAAAAATAGATAACTTAATTTCTTGGTTTAGTGTTGATGAAACTAAAATATCAGAAAATCAAAATTTCAAAAAGCCTGATATAGCTTTTCTTTACAGTCTACATTCTCCTGAGCATCAGTTTTTAATTGAAAAATCTTTTTTAAGCCTTATTAATGTAAACGACGAGATTGACGATATTTTACCAACAGTAAAACATAAGTCTAACAAATTATTAAATGTTTTAAATTATGGAATTAATCCAGATGACTTTGAGTTAACGATTAAGTGTTTTTCTTGCGAATATCAAGCTGAAAATAAAAGTGGCTTTAAAGAATGTTGGGGTAAGTTAGCTGATATTAAACCGTCTATTTCTTCTTTATATCATTTAGGAACTTTAGGAGGGAAGAAAAACCCAATTGCTGATATAATGATAAAAAATGGGGAGATAAGCTTTTTTGACTTGAAACCCGAGTATTTCTATAAAGCCAATAAGGTTGATATAGGTAGCAGAGGAGTAAGACAACTAATACAATATGAAAACACTTTAAAAAATACAGAGTGGTTTTCTAATAGGATGAAGGACGAATTAAAAAGTTGGATATATCCTTTACATTTTATTGATTTTGAAACTTATACTGGTGCAATGCCTCATCATAAGGGGATGAGACCTTACGAAACCGTAGCATTTCAATGGAGCTGTCACACAATACTAAAGCCTAATACAAAACCAATTCATTCTGAATGGATTAATACAGAAAAGACTTTCCCAAACTTCAGATTTGCCGAAAGTTTAATGAAACAGATAGGTCATGATGGGACTCCGTTAATGTGGGCCACCCATGAAAATACGGTATTAAGGGCTATTTTATTTCAAATGGAAGGTTTTAATTATGAAAATGAAGAATTAAGAAATTGGCTTCTTGGAATTACTAAAGATAAACAAGGTGGTAAAGAAGGTAGGTTAGTAGATATGAATGCCTTTACTTTTAATCATTATTTTCATCCACAGATGGAGGGAAAAACATCTATTAAAAAAGTATTGCCTGCCATTTGGAATAATAATGAGTATCTCCATCAGATAGAATGGTTAAAAGAATATGTTGGTTTTGATTTGGCAGGTGTAATAAAATCTCCTTATGATAAACTAAGTGGTTTGATGGCTGATTTAGAAGAAATAGAAGCTGTAAAAGATGGAACAGCAGCGATGAAAGCGTATTACGATATGCAGTATGGTTCTACTAGTAAGGATAATATCAAAAAAGAAACACTTAAAAAACTACTTCTACAATACTGTAAACTAGATACTATGGCTATGGTAATTATTTGGAAATATTGGATGGACAAAGTAAATGACAAAGGCTAA